A region of the Magnetococcales bacterium genome:
CGTATATTCGTGGGTTTGGGCGTCATAGCCGTAGTTGGCCGCCTTGTTCTCCAGGATTTTGTTGATGACCACCGATCCTTCCTGTCCGGCGTTTTCGGAGATGATCCGGGTGGGCTCCTCCAGGGCGCGGCGAACGATGCGGACGCCAACGCTCTGGTCCTCGCCGTCCACCTTGAGCTTGTCCAGCGCCTTGACGGTACGGAGCAGGGCCACCCCGCCGCCGGGAACGACCCCTTCCTCCACCGCCGCCCGGGTGGCATGGAGGGCGTCATCCACCAGATCTTTGCGCTCCTTCACCTCGATCTCGGTGGCGCCGCCCACATGGATCACCGCCACCCCTCCGGCCAGCTTGGCCAGACGCTCCTGGAGTTTCTCCTTGTCATAGTCCGAGGTGGTCTCCTCGATCTGGGTGCGGATCTGGTTGACCCGGGCCTTGATCTGATCCGATTCTCCGGCGCCATCGACGATGGTGGTCTCCTCCTTGCCGATGAGCACCGACTTGGCCGTGCCCAACATCTCCAGGGTGACGTTTTCCAGCTTGATGCCCACATCCTCGGAGACCACGGTTCCACCGGTGAGAATAGCGATATCCTCCAACATCGCCTTGCGCCGGTCGCCAAAGCCGGGGGCCTTGACTGCGCTCACTTTCAGGCCTCCTCGAAGCTTGTTGACCACCAGGGTGGCCAGGGCCTCACCTTCCACATCCTCGGCAATGATCAATAGAGGCCTGGAGGATTGGACGACGTTTTCCAGTATCGGCAGCATCTGTTGGAGATTTCCGACCTTCTTCTCAACCAGCAGGATGTAGGGATCCTCCAGGTCGCAGACCATCTTGTCCGGGTCGGTGACGAAATAGGGGGAGAGATAGCCCCGGTCGAACTGCATCCCTTCCACCACGTCCAGGGTGGACTCCAGTCCCTTGGCCTCCTCGACGGTGATCACCCCTTCCTTGCCCACCTTGTCCATGGCCTCGGCGATCATTTTGCCAATCTCGGGATCGCCGTTGGCGGAGATGGTCCCCACCTGGGAAATCTCCTCCGACTTGGTAACCTCCTTGGAGAGTTTTTTCAGCTCATCCACCACAGCCTGGGAGGCGGCGTCGATGCCTCGGCGTAGATCCATGGGATTCATGCCGGCGGCCACCGCCTTCATCCCCTCGCGGGTGATGGCCTGGGCCAGCACCGTGGCGGTGGTGGTGCCGTCGCCGGCCGCGTCGGCGGTTTTTGAGGCGACCTCCTTGACCATCTGCGCGCCCATGTTCTCGAACTTGTTTTCCAGTTCGATCTCCTTGGCGACGGTAACGCCATCCTTGGTGATGCGGGGCGCGCCCCAGGATTTGTCCAGCACGGCGTTGCGGCCCTTGGGACCCAGGGTCACCTTGACCGCGTTGGCCAACGTATTGAGCCCCTTCGCCATGGCGGCGCGGGCGTCGGTTCCGAATTTCACTTCTTTGGCAGCCATTGTCGTTTTACTCCTGTTTGGTAACTGAAAGCCGGTTGATCAACCGATCATTCAAGAACGCCCATGACGTCGGTTTCACGCATCATCAGGTACTCCTCGCCATCGAATTTGACTTCGGTCCCGCCATATTTGGTGAACAGAATGCGGTCGCCCGCTTTGACGTCCAGTTTCCGGACCTTGCCGTCATCGCCCACGGCGCCCTTGCCCACGGCGATCACCTCGCCCTGAATCGGCTTTTCCTTGGCGGTATCCGGGATGATGATGCCGCCGGCGCTCTTTTGCTCATCTTCGACCCGCTTCACCAGAATCCGGTCATGCAGGGGGCGAATCTTCGTTTTCATCTCTCGTTTCCTCCTATAGAAATGCTTGTTGGTACGTGTTCTTGAACCAGCACGACGGTGATCACGCCGCTCTGGGTTGAAAGGCCCGGGTCATTTCCGCAACCTTTCTGGCCATCATCATGAATTCGGTGGCCGCCGCCGATTCCGGTTGGCCCAGGACAACCGGAACGCCGCCGTCTCCACCCTCGGAAACCTCCCTGAGCAGAGGCAAACGGGCCAGAACCGCGATCTCCGGAAGAGGTTTGGCGGCGTTGACGAACGGATGGTTGTGATGTCCGCAGGATTCACAGGGCTGCCAGGCCATGTTTTCCACCAGTCCCAGTACCGGCGCTTCCTGCTTGCGGAAAAGATCCTGGGCGCGCCGCACATCGCTCCAGGCCACCTCCTGGGGGGTGGCGACCAGGATCACCCCATCCGTCTTGAGTCGGGACGCCAAGGTCAACTGCGCGTCCCCGGTGCCCGGAGGCAGATCCACGATCAAAAAATCCAACGCGCCCCAACAGGTCTGTTTGATGAACTGAACCAGGGTTCCGCTTACAAGCTGACCCCGCCAATCCAGGGCCTTGCCGGGCGGGATGAGGCTACCGGCGGAGATGAACCGGATGCCGTGCCGCGTGAGAGGCATCAGTTGCTCTCCGGGCAGAACCTCCGGACGTTCGGAGTTGCCCATCATGGTGGGTACGCTGGGGCCATAAATATCCGCGTCCATCAGGCCAACGGAGAAGCCCATCTGACCGAGCGCCGTGGCCAGATTGACTGCAACGGTGGATTTGCCGACGCCCCCCTTGCCACTGCCGACAAAAAGAATCTTCTTGACGCCGTCCACCCCCTCGACGCCCACCTGGGCGCGGCTGACTTCCAGATCGATCTCACCATCGAAAACCAACGCCAACGCCTGTCGCGCCTCTTTTTCAAAGGCGCGGATCTGATCCCTGTCATCGGTTATCAGATGGACCTTCACCCGGGCTATTCCTTCGGAGAGTTCCACCTCCTTGAGGAGATTCAGGGCGTTGATGTTCCATTTCAGTTTGGGTTCGAGCAGCTGATCGAACACTGCCGTGATGCGCTGTTTTGCTTCCATTTCCCTCTCTCCTCAAGCCTCGCTCCGCAACAGGCTGCGGAACGCCTCCGTTTCCGTCTCATGCGTTCGCGTCCACTGGTCCACCAGGGTGGCCAAGCAGTCGTGCAGTACGGGATTGGTCCACATGAGCCGGTTGGTGGCGGTAATGGCGTCGTTGGCCTCATCCACCACGATCAGGCCGTTTTCCCGGGCTTTTTCAATCAGGGTCCACATGCCGGGCTGCCTGTTTTTTACGAATTCTATGAAGCCGTTATCCAGAATCATCTCTTGATCTCCCGCATATTATGTGGCCATTTCCACCGGGTCTTTCCGCTCCAGAACCTTTTGAATGGACCGGATCAGCCGCTCCTTGCCGATGGGTTTGGTCAGATGGCCGTCGCAACCGGCCTCCAGGCTCCGCTCCCGGTGCTCCCGCATGGCGTGGGCGGTCAGGGCCAGAACCGGCGTTTTGGGGCGTTCATGCTCTCTCTCCCAATCCCGGATGGCACGTGTTGCGGCGTAGCCATCCATCACCGGCATCTCCACATCCATCAACGCCAGGTCATAATCGTTTTGGGTAAATTTCAAAAACGCCTCGGCGCCGTCCTTGGCTACATCGATCCTCCAGGGGGATTTTTTCAAAAACGCCTTGATGATCAATCTGTTTTCCGGCGCATCGTCGGCGAGTAGGATCCTGCCTGTCCGACCCTCCGGCAAAGATTCCGCGTCCGGGGCGGGGGTGCTGGCCGGATGATCGGGATCCTTTTTCAGTTGCGCGTCTTCGGCAACGGATTCCAGCGGCCAGAGCAGATGAAAGGCGCTGCCCCGACCAACGGCGCTTTCCAGCCGGATGACGCCACCCATCTTCTCCACCAGTTGCCGGCAGATGGCAAGTCCCAGACCGGTTCCCCCGTACTGACGGCTGGTGGAGGCGTCGCTTTGAATGAAAGGCTCGAAAATGATCTCCCGTTTTTCCTCCGGAATGCCGATGCCGGTGTCGGTGACCGATATCCGAATCTCACGATTTTGAATCCCGACATGGATACGCACTTCCCCCGAAGGCGTGAATTTGATGGCATTGCCGGCGAGATTGAGCAGGATCTGCCGCAACCGGCCCGGATCTCCCATCATCCGTTCCGGAACGTCATCATCCACTTGCCACAAGAGTTTCAGCCCCTTGTCCCGAGCCCGGTGGTTCAGGATGCCCACAGCGTTGTCGATGACCTGCCGCAGGCTCATGGGGCGGCGCTCCATCTCAAACTGGCCGGCTTCAATCTTGGAGAGATCCAGGATGTCGTTCACCAGGGCCAGGAGGCTCTCCCCGGCCCGGTTGATGATCTCGACGTATCCACGCTCCTCTGTAGACAGATTGCCTTCTTTCAGCAGTTCCCCCAGACCGGTGATGGCGTGGATCGGCGTGCGGATCTCATGACTCATGGAGGCGAGAAACAGGCTCTTGGCCCGGTTGGCGGCCTCGGCCAACTCCACCATGGCGCGGCTCTGCTCCGTGATCACCTTCTCCCGGGCTTCGGCGTAGGACTCGAAGGTGACCAGCCCCAGCTTGTCCAGCGCCGTATTAAGACGGATCAGCTCCTGGGCCAGCCGGGCGCGATCGGTGTCGAACGCCTCCTGCAGGATGGGCAGGGCGGCGTCCTTGAGGGAAAAGACGAAAACGGCGGTCTCCGTGGGCGTAAAACCCTGCTTGGCGCGGGAAGCGCTGATTTCCCGCAACAGCTCGACCGCTGCCGCATATTCCGGGGTATGGATATCCTCATGATTTTCGGACCGGAAGGCATCAAGAAGCGCGTCCAGCAGCTCTCCGGCCTGTCCCCGAAGCTGAAGCTCGGTCATCAGCTTCAGGGTACGATTGCCCGGAAGCCCCAGGATGTTCCGTATCCAGGACGCCAGCAGTTCATCCTTTCCGCCGTTTAAAACGTCGGCAAGCGTCCGGCCTTCCTCTTTTTGCGTCATGGCGTTCACGACTCTTCGAACCTCACCTTGATTTTCATTTTCAGAGCAATCCACTGTTGCTTTTTCGGGGAATCCTTACTGTCAGGATCCCATCCTCGAATTCCGTCCGCATGCCTGCCGGGTCCATGTCTTCCGGCAGGGAGATCCGTTTTTCGAATCGGCTGGAAAACTGGCTGCGGCGGGCCATGTTGCCCAAATCGTCATGCTGACTGGTCCGACTTTTTTTTCCGTCGGTTCGGGCGGCGATGTGCAACTGATGGTCCTCTACGGTCACCTCGACGTTGGATTTGTCGCCGCCGGGAAGTTTACCGGTGACGACCACCTCATCATCTTCCATCCGGATCTCGAATCCGGAGATGGAGCTGAATCCAAACCCATCCATGGGCGATGAGAACAATCCTTGTCCGAAGAACGGATCGTTGTTGAACCCGGAGAAGGGGCCGCCGTTGAACATGCGGTTCATTTCCTCCCGCATTGTGTTCATCCGCTCAAAGGGGGCTTGATTGAACTCTTCCCAGAACTCCTTGCCCCATGGATCTGAAAAACCGAGCGGATCGGAACGGTTGCTGTTCAGTGTCGGGCCTGAATCAACCGGCGTTTCTTTTTCCATGGCAGTGGAAAGCCGATGAATGAAGATCCCTTGAACGCCGATAACCACGACCAGCGCCAGGATCAACGCACCCAGCCAGCGCTTGGATCCAGGCGCATCACGCCACTTTTGCATCAAAAGATTCACGGCATTCATGGTTCGCCTCCGTTTTCAAAAGAGCCGGGTCTACCACATTCAAATGAGAGGTTGGCTGATAGCGGTTGGGCATTACTTCGCCTATGGGGTGGTTAATCCGTTTGAACCACTCGGATTCAGGCGATATCCGGATCGTCGTCCACTCCGGATGGGCTTCAAGAAGCTGTCTGTGCAGCGCGTCCGGATCGTCCGTTTCGGCTTTGAACCAGGACCACCGGTTGTTGGCGTAGTTTTCGACGACGACTTTCATGGTGGACCTCCTTCCTGATTTTCTTCTTTCCGGTTGAACGTTGAACTCTCACTGCTCCAGATTCAGGGCCAAGAACAGGGGATCGCCCTCCCGGAGCACTCTGGCCAGAACCGTCTTTGCGCTTCCAATGCTGGCGACGGCTTTTTCATAATCCTGAATTGAGGCGATCATTTTCCGATTCAGATCCACGATCACGTCCTCTTTACGTATGCCGGCCCGGGCGGCAGCTCCGTCGGTCTCCACGCCCACCACCACGACGCCCTTGATCTCCTCGCCCAGGCCCAACTGGCGGCGGATCGGGTCGGTAAGCCCCTTGACCTTGACCCCCAGAGGATCGGTTGATCCGGATGGATCGTTTCGAGCCAGAACCGTCTCCTCCCGGGGCATTTCCGCGATCTTGACCCGGATGGTCTCTTCATCGCCGTTGCGGAGGATTTTTACCGGTACGCTCTGGTCCACGGGTGTGGCGGCGACGATGGCCGGCAGATCGCGCATTTTGTTGATCCGGCGGCCGTTAAATTCCAGAATGACGTCTCCGGCCTTGAGACCGGCCTTTTTGGCTGGGCCGTCTTTCACCGCCTGGGCGATCAACGCGCCGCGCGGTTCATCCAGCCCCAGCGCCCGGGCCAATTCAGCCGTCACCCCCTGGATGCTGACGCCCAGCCAGCCCCGGGTGACGCGTCCGGTATCCTTGAGCTGGGACACCACGCTCTTGGCCATGTTGACCGGAATGGCGAAGCCGATCCCCATGTAGCCGCCGGAACGGGAAAAGATGGCGGTGTTGATGCCGACGACGTTTCCTTCCAGATCAAACAGCGGTCCACCGGAGTTGCCGGGATTGATGGCGGCGTCGGTCTGGAGAAAATCGTCATAGGGACCGTTGCCGATGGCCCGGCCTTTGGCGGAGATGATGCCGGTGGTAACCGTAGCCTCCAGGCCAAATGGATTGCCGATGGCCACCACCCAGGCCCCCACCTTGATGGCGTCGGAATCCCCCAGGCGAGCCACGGGCAGTTTTTGATCCGTTTCGATCCGGATCAGCGCCAAGTCGGTTTTGGGGTCGCTGCCGATAACGCTGGCATCGAACTCCTGTTCGTTCGAAAGACGCACTTTGATCTCGTCGGCCTCTTCGATAACGTGGTGATTGGTGAGGATAAAACCGTCGCCGTCGATGATGAAGCCCGAGCCCATATTGCGGGTCTGGAACTCCCGTTGGGGCATGCGATCCATAAATGGCTTGAAAAACTCCTCGAACGGGCTGTTCTTGAACGGGTTGTGTTGCAACCGGGTTTGACCGCCAAGGATCTTCTTGCTCGTATGGATATTGACCACCACCGGCTTCAGATTCTCCGCCAGCTCGGTCAATTCCGGAACAGAGCGGGCCGAGGCCGGAGCCGCCATCATTGTGAAAACCATGGCCAGTAAAGCCAACAGCGCGACCGCCGTTCCGGATCGTTTGAACGCAATCCACGTTGAGGGAGAAACCAGAGCCGGAAGCTGTTCCGTAGCCGACCGCGTCCATCGGGAAAAGTCCGCGAACACCCGCCATTCCAGTGCCGTCCCTGTGGCGGCGACAATCACCAGGGACAGGCCCACTGCCACGGACGCCACGGTTTCAAAGCCGCGCCGTAACGTGGCGGAAAGCGTTTCCCAGTCCAACAAAGTCCATTCCATCATGATCTCCTCCCTTCCTTACGCTTTTTTTCATTCTCTTTCCGACCGTAGCCCTCCTGATCCCCGTAGTCCGCAAACTCCGCATAGCGTGGATGGGGCTTTTTGGGTGTTTTGGCGTGTTTGATGGGACACCAGCGTTCTTCGGTGCGGCTGGCGATCTCCCGAACATAGGCCAGTACGCCGTTGCCGTATCCGCAGTAGACGCAGTTGAGTTTTTCAATCCAGTGGAGATAGGCCAGCTTGTGCCGGTCGATGACGACGAATTCCGACCGGCTCACGGTTGGAATGCCGTAAATGGGAAAACAGATGGTTTGATACAGGGTTGCCATCAGATCCAGCAGGGCCAGGGGAATGGCCACAGACCAGATGACCGGAGCGGTCAGAAGAAGCCCGATCCGAGATTCCCGCAAGAGGTCCGCCATGGAGGATTGATCCTTCCAATCCTCCCGGATCCAGGGGAGATCCTTTTCGAACAGCTCCCCAAACCCGCCTGAAAAAATGCGCTCGTTTTGGATGGAAAGCCGGATCGGCGAACGCTGGGAGAGGGATTCCCGAAGTCCGGACCATGAGGGGAAATTTTTCAGAATCTCTTCAATACGCGTGCTCGCCATGTCCCAATCCTCCATCAATAACGACCCCGGTTAGGCAACCGGAGGGTCATCAACAAAGGGCCAAGAGCTGGTTCTAGATGGTTGGCGTCAAGTGGACGCCAACCCGTTTACCGCCGTGCCCGAATGGTTGTTGTCGTGTTGGGCCGGCCCAGTGAAAACGTTGGACCGGCCCGGTTGTCATAAAGGGTGCTTACGCCCCGGTACAAACTCCCTTTGCGCGCCTTGACGGTCGCCCTCAATTGACCTGAACCTGGATGGAACGGGGCTTAGCCTCCTCCAGCTTGGGCAGGGTCACCTCCAGTACGCCGTTTGCGTAGGCGGCGGAAATCTTGCCCGTGTCGGTGGTATTGGGCAGTGAGAACGAACGGCTGAACCGTCCGTAGGCCCGCTCCACCCGGTGATAGCTCTCCTTGTTCGCCTCGTCATCGAACTTGCGCTCGCCGGAGATGGTCAACTGCCCGTTGTCGACGTTGACGTTGATGTCCTTCTGCGCCATGCCGGGAACGTCGGCCTTGATGATGATTTGGTTTTCATCCTCCCGGATATCGACCCGCATGGGCCAGGCGGCCATCTGACCGGTGGAACCATCCATATCCTGGTCAAAGAGCCGGTTGATCTCGCCCTGAAGGGTGCGAAATTGCCGAAAAGGATCATAAGAAACGATGCTGGCCATTTTGGACCTCCTTCACTGATTGAGATGTTGTTTGTCGGTGTTGGTGGCCACCTTGCGCAATGAGATAGGAAGCGTTTTTTTGCTTTGCAAGAGGCCGCGCGAAAATTTTTTCATGATTGTGCCTGAATATTGAAAACCCCTGATGCTATAACCAGATGGAATAAAACCATACGTGGGCGCCTGTTTTGAACAGGTCGTCAGGAGCCCTCCAAGGGAGTTTGAAAAGATGTCACATTTCCGAATTTCGCCCCGCCTGATCTGGCTTGTCTTGCTAATTGCCACATTAGCGATCTACTTCCGTCCATTGATTCAGATGACCCTGATCAGTATGTCGGCCACACCCCGGTCCGTGACCGCCAGGGGTGACTTGGCGGCGGATGAAAAAAACACGATCGACCTGTTCAAGGCGACCAAGCCCTCGGTGGTCTATATCACCACCATCCGTCACGTGCGGGATTTCTGGACTCGAAACATCATGCGCGTGCCAAAAGGGACCGGTTCGGGCTTCATCTGGGACCAGTTCGGGCATGTGGTCACCAATTATCATGTTTTGGAAAAAGCGCAGGAGGCCCGGGTCACGCTGGCGGACCAGAAGAGCTATCCGGCGGTTCTGGTCGGGGCCAGTCGGGAACACGACCTGGCCGTGTTGCGTATCGACACCGGCTTTGAACCTCCCGTCCCGGTTTCCATCGGAACCAGCAAGGACCTTCAAGTCGGCCAGAAGGTGTTCGCCATCGGCAATCCCTTCGGGTTGGACCACACCCTGACGACCGGGGTAATTTCCGCCTTGGATCGGAGCATCGACAACGACGCCGGGGGGACCATTGATCACCTGATTCAAACCGACGCCGCCATCAACCCCGGCAATTCCGGCGGTCCCCTGTTGGACAGCGCGGGCCGTCTCATCGGCGTCAACACGGCCATCTACAGCCCATCAGGCGCTTATGCCGGCATCGGTTTTGCCGTACCGGTGGATACGGTCAACCGGGTCGTGCCAGTCCTTATCGCAAAAGGCCGTTATCAACGCCCCAGTCTGGGCGTCACGGCAAATGACGAGGTCAGTCGGCGGATTCTGTCGGAGTTTGATGTGGACGGCGTGCTCGTGCTTGACGTGACATCGGGATCGGCGGCTGAAAGGGCCGGCCTGCGGGCTACGCGAATTCGATACCGGGAAATCATACTTGGCGACGTCATTCTTACGGTTGACGGCAAACCTGTCGCTACTGTCGAAGATCTCCAAAAGCGGATGGGGGATAAATCCATCGGCGATTCGGTGAACCTGACCATCTGGCGGAGAGGAGAGAGGTTGAGGCTTTCAGCCGTTCTTGGAGGAAATTGATTTTTCCGACTGGTTGCGAAGTGCGGTTGGCGTTCCTACCTGATGGATAAAGGAGGTTGCCATGTTTGGATGGAGAGATGAAATTGATGAGAGCAGGATCCTTGCCCGCAAGGCGGGCAATTTCCTGCAAACCGCATTACTGTTCACCGGCATGACCGGCCTGCTGGCCCTTCTGGGGTGGATGCTGGCCGGGGAGGAAGGGGTCTGGTGGAGCCTGATTCTGGCGGTGGTCATCAACCTGATGGCGCCCAGCGTTGCGCCATCACTGATATTGCGTCTTTCCGGAGCCCGTTGGATCGACCCAAGAGGGCGTCCGGATCTCTACCAAACCGTAGCGAACTTGGCGCGTCGGGCCGACCTGGAGAAGGTTCCCCATCTCTATTACATCCCCAGCGCCACCCCCAACGCCATGGCCGTGGGTAGCGGACCGGATGCTGCGGTGGCGGTATCGGACGGTCTGTTGGGTTTGCTCAACGGACGGGAGTTGACCGGCGTGCTGGCCCACGAGATCAGCCATATCAAGAACGGCGATACCCGGGTGATGGCCATGGCCGATGCCTTCCGCCGCCTGACGTTGATGCTCGCCATGTTCGGCCAGCTTCTGGTTCTTCTGACCCTGCCCATTCTGATGCTGGGCGGGGCTGAGATCTCATTGCCGGCGCTGCTGATCCTGATAGCCGCGCCTACGTTGAGCGCACTTTTGCAGTTGGCCCTCTCCCGCACCCGGGAGTTCAACGCCGACCTGGACGCCGCCGCCCTGGCCGGGGATCCCCACGGTTTGGCCTCGGCGCTCAACAAAATCGAGATGCCCCGGCGTGGTTTCTGGAAGCGGATTCTCTTCCCCCTGGGCAATCCGAAAGAACCGGGTTGGCTGCGCACCCATCCGGAAACCCGGGAGCGGATTCACAGGCTCATGGAGTTGTCCAATCCTCGCCCGATCCACAAGGTGGTTCGGCAGGATCCGGCTATTCTCCAGATGCCCGCCCGCCACAGCCGCCCACGTTTTGGCATGGTCTCCGCTTATCGCCCCAGACGGCGGCCAAGCCCTTGGTTACGTTTGGAATGGGTCTAAAAAAAAATATTCACGACCCTCTTGAAACTCGTTTTGGAAAGTGCTATCTAAGAAAATGTCAGGGGCGCATATGGCGCTTCCATCACCCTAAAAGGACACCATTTGAGAGATTTGATACGGAGAGCCTTCAATGTCGACTCAAACCCTCGCCATTCATCGTTCTTCGGATCTGGTCGTACAAGACGGCGGTTCCGGATTCCAAAAATTCCTCCAGCAGGCCATGCAGGCCCCCATCCTGTCCGCTGAAGAGGAATACCAACTTGCCACCCGCTTCCAGGAAAATGACGATCGTGAGGCTGCTCACAAGTTGGTTCACTCCTACCTGCGGCTTGTCCTGAAAATTTCCCGTGAATATCTCAATTACCGCTTGAACCTGCCGGACCTGGTCCAGGAAGGGACCGTGGGCCTGATGCACGCGGTGAAAAAATTCGACCCCAAACGGGGCAATCGGCTCGCCACTTACGCCATTTGGTGGATCCGTGCCGCCATTCACGACTTCATTCTGCGCTCATGGCGCATGGTGAAGATCGCCACCACCCAGCTCAAACGGCAACTTTTCTTCAAGCTGCGTCAAGCCAAGGCTTCCCTATCCCCCCTAAATTGGGATGAAGCTGAAGAGTTGGCGCAAAAATTTGGAACCGACCCTGAGACCATCCTGGAGGTGGATGGCCGGATGAGCGGCGACGACACCTCCCTCAATCAACCGGTTCTGGATGACGCCGGGGAAATGCAGGATCTCATCGCCGATCAGCGTCCCAACCAGGAGTACGAACTGCTCACCAGTCAGCAGAAGGAGCTGATGGGATCCCTGATCCAGCAGGGCCTCGACCGGCTGAACCCCCGGGAGCAGGCCATCATCTGCGAACGGTTCCTGGCCGAAAAACCCGCCACCCTGGACGTTCTGGCCCAACGGTTCAGCGTCAGCCGGGAAAGAATCCGGCAGATCGAAAAGCGCTCGTTGGAGAAGCTGAAGGCGTTCTTCCAAACCGTGCCCGAGGCCCGGGAGCTGGTCATTGACGCCTGATCGTCTTTCCTTGCCTTGTCCTTGAACCGGACATGCGCCTTTGGACTATTCACCCAAAATATCTTGACGCCAAAGGGCTGGTCGCCCTTTGGCGGGAGGCGCTTCTGGCCCAGAAGGTTTTGCGGGGATTGACCCGTGGATACGCCAACCATCCCCAGCTTCACCGGTTCAAGGAACAGCCCAATCCCGTAGGGGCTATCGCCCAATATCTGCGCGCAGTTCATCAAG
Encoded here:
- a CDS encoding Hsp20/alpha crystallin family protein → MILALVVVIGVQGIFIHRLSTAMEKETPVDSGPTLNSNRSDPLGFSDPWGKEFWEEFNQAPFERMNTMREEMNRMFNGGPFSGFNNDPFFGQGLFSSPMDGFGFSSISGFEIRMEDDEVVVTGKLPGGDKSNVEVTVEDHQLHIAARTDGKKSRTSQHDDLGNMARRSQFSSRFEKRISLPEDMDPAGMRTEFEDGILTVRIPRKSNSGLL
- a CDS encoding Mrp/NBP35 family ATP-binding protein; protein product: MEAKQRITAVFDQLLEPKLKWNINALNLLKEVELSEGIARVKVHLITDDRDQIRAFEKEARQALALVFDGEIDLEVSRAQVGVEGVDGVKKILFVGSGKGGVGKSTVAVNLATALGQMGFSVGLMDADIYGPSVPTMMGNSERPEVLPGEQLMPLTRHGIRFISAGSLIPPGKALDWRGQLVSGTLVQFIKQTCWGALDFLIVDLPPGTGDAQLTLASRLKTDGVILVATPQEVAWSDVRRAQDLFRKQEAPVLGLVENMAWQPCESCGHHNHPFVNAAKPLPEIAVLARLPLLREVSEGGDGGVPVVLGQPESAAATEFMMMARKVAEMTRAFQPRAA
- a CDS encoding response regulator; translation: MTQKEEGRTLADVLNGGKDELLASWIRNILGLPGNRTLKLMTELQLRGQAGELLDALLDAFRSENHEDIHTPEYAAAVELLREISASRAKQGFTPTETAVFVFSLKDAALPILQEAFDTDRARLAQELIRLNTALDKLGLVTFESYAEAREKVITEQSRAMVELAEAANRAKSLFLASMSHEIRTPIHAITGLGELLKEGNLSTEERGYVEIINRAGESLLALVNDILDLSKIEAGQFEMERRPMSLRQVIDNAVGILNHRARDKGLKLLWQVDDDVPERMMGDPGRLRQILLNLAGNAIKFTPSGEVRIHVGIQNREIRISVTDTGIGIPEEKREIIFEPFIQSDASTSRQYGGTGLGLAICRQLVEKMGGVIRLESAVGRGSAFHLLWPLESVAEDAQLKKDPDHPASTPAPDAESLPEGRTGRILLADDAPENRLIIKAFLKKSPWRIDVAKDGAEAFLKFTQNDYDLALMDVEMPVMDGYAATRAIRDWEREHERPKTPVLALTAHAMREHRERSLEAGCDGHLTKPIGKERLIRSIQKVLERKDPVEMAT
- the groES gene encoding co-chaperone GroES, coding for MKTKIRPLHDRILVKRVEDEQKSAGGIIIPDTAKEKPIQGEVIAVGKGAVGDDGKVRKLDVKAGDRILFTKYGGTEVKFDGEEYLMMRETDVMGVLE
- a CDS encoding DegQ family serine endoprotease; translation: MVFTMMAAPASARSVPELTELAENLKPVVVNIHTSKKILGGQTRLQHNPFKNSPFEEFFKPFMDRMPQREFQTRNMGSGFIIDGDGFILTNHHVIEEADEIKVRLSNEQEFDASVIGSDPKTDLALIRIETDQKLPVARLGDSDAIKVGAWVVAIGNPFGLEATVTTGIISAKGRAIGNGPYDDFLQTDAAINPGNSGGPLFDLEGNVVGINTAIFSRSGGYMGIGFAIPVNMAKSVVSQLKDTGRVTRGWLGVSIQGVTAELARALGLDEPRGALIAQAVKDGPAKKAGLKAGDVILEFNGRRINKMRDLPAIVAATPVDQSVPVKILRNGDEETIRVKIAEMPREETVLARNDPSGSTDPLGVKVKGLTDPIRRQLGLGEEIKGVVVVGVETDGAAARAGIRKEDVIVDLNRKMIASIQDYEKAVASIGSAKTVLARVLREGDPLFLALNLEQ
- a CDS encoding trypsin-like peptidase domain-containing protein — encoded protein: MSHFRISPRLIWLVLLIATLAIYFRPLIQMTLISMSATPRSVTARGDLAADEKNTIDLFKATKPSVVYITTIRHVRDFWTRNIMRVPKGTGSGFIWDQFGHVVTNYHVLEKAQEARVTLADQKSYPAVLVGASREHDLAVLRIDTGFEPPVPVSIGTSKDLQVGQKVFAIGNPFGLDHTLTTGVISALDRSIDNDAGGTIDHLIQTDAAINPGNSGGPLLDSAGRLIGVNTAIYSPSGAYAGIGFAVPVDTVNRVVPVLIAKGRYQRPSLGVTANDEVSRRILSEFDVDGVLVLDVTSGSAAERAGLRATRIRYREIILGDVILTVDGKPVATVEDLQKRMGDKSIGDSVNLTIWRRGERLRLSAVLGGN
- a CDS encoding Hsp20/alpha crystallin family protein, with product MASIVSYDPFRQFRTLQGEINRLFDQDMDGSTGQMAAWPMRVDIREDENQIIIKADVPGMAQKDINVNVDNGQLTISGERKFDDEANKESYHRVERAYGRFSRSFSLPNTTDTGKISAAYANGVLEVTLPKLEEAKPRSIQVQVN
- the groL gene encoding chaperonin GroEL (60 kDa chaperone family; promotes refolding of misfolded polypeptides especially under stressful conditions; forms two stacked rings of heptamers to form a barrel-shaped 14mer; ends can be capped by GroES; misfolded proteins enter the barrel where they are refolded when GroES binds); its protein translation is MAAKEVKFGTDARAAMAKGLNTLANAVKVTLGPKGRNAVLDKSWGAPRITKDGVTVAKEIELENKFENMGAQMVKEVASKTADAAGDGTTTATVLAQAITREGMKAVAAGMNPMDLRRGIDAASQAVVDELKKLSKEVTKSEEISQVGTISANGDPEIGKMIAEAMDKVGKEGVITVEEAKGLESTLDVVEGMQFDRGYLSPYFVTDPDKMVCDLEDPYILLVEKKVGNLQQMLPILENVVQSSRPLLIIAEDVEGEALATLVVNKLRGGLKVSAVKAPGFGDRRKAMLEDIAILTGGTVVSEDVGIKLENVTLEMLGTAKSVLIGKEETTIVDGAGESDQIKARVNQIRTQIEETTSDYDKEKLQERLAKLAGGVAVIHVGGATEIEVKERKDLVDDALHATRAAVEEGVVPGGGVALLRTVKALDKLKVDGEDQSVGVRIVRRALEEPTRIISENAGQEGSVVINKILENKAANYGYDAQTHEYTDLVARGVIDPTKVVRTAIQSAASIASLMITTEAMVAEIPKKDPPPAPGGGMDGMDM